The genomic interval GTTAGGGCAGGCCAGACAGGATTGCCAATACTCAAATAATTCATATAATAAGGTAAAATCGCGAGTATAGTTAATATAAAAAGAAATGGCAGTGATTTCAAATTTATACTATCAGTCCACATTTTCTTAACTGCCCAGAATAAGATAGGTGGAAGAAACATAAGCATATTGTATTTGACATTCATTCCAAAAACTACAAATAAAAATAAAAAAAATAGTGACTTATTAAACTTTCCCTGCTCATAGAGAATTAATGAATAAACCATTCCGGCAACTGCTAAAATCATAGGTATATCTGTTATAACTACTGTTGAAGCCAAAATAATTAATGGATTAAAAATAAACAAGCAGAGAATAATAACAACCGTCCTGTCATTAGAAACATATTCCTTGCTGATTTTAATTAGCAAAATCAGAACTGCGCACAATGCAGTCCATATACTGAACTGAAATATCTGACCATCCCACATGTTAATCATCGGGAGATGAAAAAGAGTAAACGCATCAGGAGTGTTATAATGCCAATACGGTCTTACAAGCTTTCTGCCTTGCATAAAAACATCATATACTTTTGCCAGCCATACTCTCATCGCATCTGCATTCCTCGGAGGTGGAATAATAAAAATCATGAAAGTTAGCACTTCAGCTAAAATTATCCATTTAAGTTTGGTCTTAAGGCGGAGCAGTTCGACAAAGAAAAAGATCACTACGGGGAGGGCAACTGCCAGATAGATAATAACTGACAGAATAGTGGTAGCGGTTGATATACTGACAAATGTGTATATAGAAACTATCGACCAGAAATTACCTATACAAAGCCACGTGCCTGCAAATAACGCGACAGAAAAAAAAGGAATGTCCTCTTCGCTCCATCTCTTAAGCATTGTCGTAATTTTGTTTTTTTCGAAATCGATCATGGAGAATTACCTTCTTTTGCCTTGAACTGCTGATAATTGGAAAAGATTGAAAAGATAAACTTTTCAATGTTCCTGTTTTTCAAAAATTCTGAACTTGCTTTAAACAACGCAGAGGGTGAGATAAGAAAATAAAGTAGTGCCTCCATAATCAGCAAAATATTATTTCTCGTGAGCACTCCCATATAATTCTTCAGGAAGAC from Dissulfurispira thermophila carries:
- a CDS encoding glycosyltransferase family 39 protein, translated to MIDFEKNKITTMLKRWSEEDIPFFSVALFAGTWLCIGNFWSIVSIYTFVSISTATTILSVIIYLAVALPVVIFFFVELLRLKTKLKWIILAEVLTFMIFIIPPPRNADAMRVWLAKVYDVFMQGRKLVRPYWHYNTPDAFTLFHLPMINMWDGQIFQFSIWTALCAVLILLIKISKEYVSNDRTVVIILCLFIFNPLIILASTVVITDIPMILAVAGMVYSLILYEQGKFNKSLFFLFLFVVFGMNVKYNMLMFLPPILFWAVKKMWTDSINLKSLPFLFILTILAILPYYMNYLSIGNPVWPALTKIFPAKNPYWDIVALRTTESFLGGERNIQNFVESFIRLFLIPHHINPMAFIPIFFIFYRFKYLNYMPVLIASSYLFILWLMMPQFAVDEKERYVLYLLPIVLPFGIANIYEKFTKYKYGEKLKQFFEVVVIMTFFLYFTFTFVYSYDAFKYLLTYDKKVWHRATWYYEDYDWINKNIELKDSEKILVIVANQQTYYLKKPYVNGDALSALIDWSAMTDINKIINVIKGYRIKYIYIDNDYLKDYKDAKYAVEILIKHNKIVEIRRSNVRLYSSRLTNKFSETQTILYKVE